From the genome of Bactrocera oleae isolate idBacOlea1 chromosome 2, idBacOlea1, whole genome shotgun sequence, one region includes:
- the Irc gene encoding salivary peroxidase/catechol oxidase isoform X1: protein MFHVRNSCSYYVKLDLRILIICCWTLMLNINAHTIDERSFQYLNSIPSEDWKRDLDFGIESVNRQKRLEENLVKSGVIVEDGGISHHNLLDALPNEEAKMDNDVARKLLATSLYVFNNKCLPHGIDGQSCETFLSNKTLPKGSDLLQECLRIIENRRNGHNAFRRLLDRHYQDGIYQMLPLVSPLWVSKSLHNLSVKKDLEDKQRNLAVVQWTQFIEHDLSQPVVTTMRDGSHIECCDSNSFELLPRYRHPFCAPLTIKSDESQYAKVNCLNYVRSAVAASTKCTFGAVEQLNQATSLLDLSQLYGFTDEAQKRMRTWNNGQIKSTASVTPSEMYTDGLAVITGDWSNYCAFKNPSRVTSQCFMAGDSRVNKSPLTISIYTLFMRNHNQIAKKLTIKYPSWQDENLFRTAKAINIQIYRNIVFDEWVPNVLGEDVAGKIKEVSPNKGSVTVDRISNEFGIAAMRFYMSMMPNYLQNFTEVKRVEYTTSGSPPQESSSVIRNENVVSLLDQTYKPDLEYTHEQIDTILDSILNQHAMKLDTIYEESLIWNKFGVNRPTHGDLLAFDIQRGRDHGLRGYIDYLKLSIGKNIGSWKDLERFIEIDDLNVLKGTYSNVENIDLLVGGMAEKNSLGAIVGPTFKYILAEQFSKIYQRQLPDIDAIETDLVQFRKVNAVELLCANSKLKNVPGNIFRLSSEKNPMLSCNEHVELLRP from the exons ATGCTCACACAATTGATGAAAGAAGCTTTCAATACTTGAATAGTATTCCCTCTGAAGATTGGAAGCGTGACTTAGACTTCGGAATCGAATCAGTAAACAGACAGAAAAG GCTAGAAGAAAATCTGGTGAAATCCGGAGTAATTGTCGAAGATGGTGGTATTTCACATCATAACCTTTTGGATGCTTTGCCAAACGAAGAAGCCAAAATGGACAATGACGTTGCTAGAAAGCTTTTGGCTACTAGTCTTTATGTCTTCAATAATAAATGTCTACCCCATGGAATCGATGGCCAGAGTTGCGAAACATTCTTATCAAATAAGACACTTCCAAAAGGCAGTGACTTACTACAAGAATGTTTAAGAATAATTGAAAATCGGCGCAATGGCCACAACGCATTTCGAAGATTATTGGATCGCCATTATCAGGATGGCATCTATCAG atgTTGCCTCTTGTTTCACCTCTCTGGGTAAGTAAATCCCTGCACAACTTGAGTGTGAAAAAAGATCTCGAGGACAAGCAAAGAAACCTGGCTGTGGTACAGTGGACTCAATTCATTGAACATGATCTCAGTCAACCTGTAGTTACAACAATGA gaGACGGTAGTCATATTGAATGCTGCGATAGTAACAGCTTTGAGCTTTTACCAAGATATCGACATCCCTTTTGTGCTCCTTTGACAATAAAAAGCGATGAATCGCAGTATGCTAAAGTTAACTGCTTAAATTATGTTCGTAGTGCTGTTGCTGCCAGCACAAAATGCACATTCGGCGCTGTAGAGCaa TTAAACCAAGCAACATCCCTTTTGGACTTATCACAACTCTACGGTTTCACAGATGAGGCGCAAAAGCGCATGCGCACGTGGAATAACGGTCAAATTAAATCCACCGCAAGTGTAACGCCTTCAGAAATGTATACTGACGGACTAGCTGTGATAACTGGCGATTGGAGTAATTATTGTGCGTTCAAAAATCCCTCCAGGGTAACTAGCCAATGTTTCATGGCTGGTGATTCTCGCGTAAACAAAAGCCCACTAACGATATCTATTTATACACTATTTATGAGAAATCATAACCAGATTGCCAAAAAACTAACTATTAAATATCCATCATGGCAGGACGAAAATCTTTTCAGAACGGCAaaagcaattaacatacaaatcTATAGGAATATTGTTTTTGACGAGTGGGTGCCCAATGTGTTGGGTGAGGATGTTGCTGGTAAAATAAAAGAAGTTTCGCCTAACAAGGGATCTGTGACCGTTGACagaatttcaaatgaatttggGATTGCAGCTATGCGGTTTTACATGTCCATGATGCCCAATTACCTGCAGAATTTTACTGAAGTAAAACGTGTGGAGTACACTACATCAGGTTCGCCTCCTCAAGAAAGTAG CAGTGTCATCCGCAACGAAAATGTAGTTTCACTCCTTGATCAAACATATAAGCCTGATTTGGAATATACTCATGAACAAATTGATACCATACTCGATTCGATTTTGAATCAGCATGCCATGAAATTAGATACAATATATGAGGAAAGT CTTATTTGGAATAAATTTGGTGTGAATAGACCCACACATGGTGATCTACTAGCTTTCGATATTCAACGAGGTCGAGATCATGGTTTAAGAGGTTATATTGACTATTTGAAGCTTTCCATTGGGAAAAACATCGGTAGCTGGAAAGATCTCGAGAGGTTTATTGAAATTGAC GACCTAAATGTTTTAAAAGGTACATACAGTAATGTTGAAAACATTGACCTTCTCGTTGGTGGTATGGCGGAAAAAAATTCACTCGGAGCAATAGTTGGAccaacatttaaatatattttgg CCGAACAGTTCTCGAAGATATATCAGAGGCAGCTTCCTGATATAGACGCAATAGAAACGGATTTAGTACAATTTAGAAAAGTAAACGCCGTGGAATTGCTTTGTGCAAATTCTAAATTGAAAAATGTGCCAGGAAATATATTTCGCTTATCTTCGGAGAA AAATCCTATGTTATCATGTAATGAACATGTGGAATTATTACGTCCCTAA
- the Adsl gene encoding adenylosuccinate lyase has translation MNTIGIYEGYKSPLSTRYASKEMQFLFSDQHKFTTWRQLWIWLAKAEQSLGLDINNEQIAEMEAHMNNIDFAAAAAEERLTRHDVMAHVHIFAKQCPKAAPIIHLGATSCYVGDNTDLLIMRDAIDILLPRIALIICCLKIFALKYKSQPTLGFTHLQPAQLTTVGKRACLWIQDLLMDERALRRCREDLRCRGVKGTTGTQASFLQLFNGDGEKVKQLDSLVSKLSGFDKSYSVTGQTYSRKVDVEVIGAISSLGTSIHKICSDLRLLASRKEVEEPFESTQIGSSAMPYKRNPMRSERCCALARHLITLFSNAANTHATQWLERTLDDSANRRLTLSEAFLAADATLLTLLNISQGLVVYPKVIERHISQELPFMSTENIIMAMVKTGGDRQVCHEKIRVLSQEAAAQVKQHGKDNDLVDRVRKDPYFKPILHQLDGILDAQTFTGRASAQVDDFVNEEVDPILEIYKESLKTIQNVQLNI, from the coding sequence TCGCTAGGTCTGGATATTAATAATGAGCAAATAGCAGAAATGGAAGCACATATGAATAATATAGATTTTGCAGCTGCAGCCGCTGAAGAACGCCTTACAAGGCACGACGTAATGgcacatgtacatatttttgcaaAACAATGTCCTAAAGCGGCACCTATAATTCATTTAGGAGCTACATCGTGTTATGTTGGGGATAATACGGATCTTTTAATAATGCGGGACGCAATCGACATACTTCTGCCACGAATTGCGTTAATAATAtgctgtttaaaaatttttgcattaaaatacaaATCACAACCGACATTAGGATTCACACATTTGCAACCGGCCCAACTTACCACAGTTGGTAAGCGAGCTTGTCTTTGGATCCAAGATTTACTCATGGATGAAAGAGCATTACGTCGCTGTCGAGAGGATTTGCGTTGTCGTGGTGTTAAGGGTACAACGGGAACTCAAGCGTCTTTTCTACAACTTTTTAATGGAGACGGCGAAAAGGTTAAACAACTAGATTCGCTAGTATCCAAATTATCTGGGTTCGATAAATCCTATTCCGTTACTGGTCAAACTTATTCGAGGAAAGTTGATGTCGAAGTTATTGGTGCAATATCTAGTTTAGGCACGAGTATTCACAAAATATGTTCAGATTTACGTTTATTAGCTTCACGAAAAGAAGTAGAGGAACCGTTCGAAAGTACGCAGATTGGCTCATCAGCTATGCCTTACAAAAGAAATCCAATGAGATCAGAACGATGTTGTGCATTAGCAAGGCATTTGATTACATTATTTTCAAACGCTGCCAACACGCACGCTACACAATGGTTGGAACGAACACTTGATGATTCCGCTAATCGTCGATTAACGTTATCAGAAGCATTTTTAGCGGCAGATGCAACATTGTTAACATTGTTGAATATCTCGCAAGGACTTGTGGTTTATCCAAAAGTTATCGAACGGCATATTTCACAAGAATTACCCTTTATGTCTACAGAAAACATAATTATGGCCATGGTTAAAACAGGGGGTGATCGACAAGTATGCCATGAAAAAATACGAGTTTTATCACAAGAAGCGGCGGCGCAAGTTAAGCAACATGGGAAGGACAATGATTTAGTTGATCGTGTTCGCAAGGACCCTTATTTTAAGCCGATTCTTCACCAACTTGATGGAATACTTGATGCTCAAACTTTTACGGGACGTGCTAGTGCACAAGTGGACGATTTTGTAAATGAAGAAGTAGATCCTATTTTGGAAATTTATAAAGAATCATTGAAAACAATACAAAATGTtcaattaaacatttaa
- the LOC106622480 gene encoding epidermal growth factor receptor kinase substrate 8: MMVQNNYGGNSSNNEHQQDLSNIDIGNVDNKPTYALEHLATFKVKYESETRNPKEKLKILMKLDESGAIWPQKMYMSFSGQWLVMLDCEMKEIENFPGSLIKEPMAFISEDPLEIYNNILVFTVPGVSLGTTEMHFFQVTNVSSKHLVEDLKQLSTGKTILIDRNLTPIKVLKPEKSSHNTRDQYGIATVAAEMAAQKNAHDAEQSLRDIQVLNHCFEDIERFVARLQYAAEAIRELELRHNDHNPQGEGLLVLRSRPPIESEFYDIFAKVKLAINYVVKLNHHFSNGTEPISDLFISLRTMANVCNDVHVSANIPENVVNPLLRRETIHFLSGCLNASDTDFWRSLGKNWTAAKEYFKDHKGSYHPIFYDDWSPDWIVDEEVTYIPPLKPNSPVTPRILASNAVWLSRLQSRNVKIAEVVYNSKANNDKELNVSNGEYLEVIEDTRNWWKVRNSAGNVGYVPHTVLKAHNFEVHSNYSMRDADYIAPSLNEAEAINVNQTNAGNMYRNTLTPFVDVTEQSSPNIAKSIPRSYSMPNVPIPPPMPPPPDSETPTPSGTLKRNMAAAGSLAAMRARNENEANDEILLLQGSINEELRTTLYQRERRKDLEILTTPNIYINQYSSPKEVEEWLRAKSFSNVIVSKLCKLNGEELFALSPHVIEGYFGQKESRRLISQIVLQKNICEYKTIRSSELSAKLAKARQKADQEGNDPNEMF, from the exons ATGATGGTGCAGAATAATTACGGTGGCAATTCCAGTAATAATGAACATCAACAGGACCTGTCCAATATTGACATAGGTAATGTCGACAACAAACCCACTTACGCTTTGGAACACTTAGCTACTTTCAAAGTAAAGTATGAATCCGAGACACGTAATCCAAAAGAAAAGCTAAAGATTCTAATGAAGTTGGATGAATCAGGAGCCATTTGGCCACAGAAAATGTATATGTCCTTTAGTGGACAATGGCTGGTAATGTTGGACTGCGAAatgaaagaaattgaaaatttcccaGGTTCTCTGATAAAAGAACCAATGGCTTTCATCAGTGAGGATCCATTAgagatttataataatattctgGTATTTACAGTACCAGGCGTCTCTTTGGGAACGACAGAAATGCACTTTTTTCAG GTAACGAATGTGTCGTCAAAGCATTTGGTTGAAGACTTGAAGCAATTAAGCACTGGCAAAACTATACTGATTGATCGAAATTTGACACCTATCAAAGTATTAAAACCGGAAAAATCCTCCCATAATACTCGCGATCAATATGGTATTGCCACAGTTGCCGCAGAAATGGCTGCACAAAAGAATGCTCATGACGCTGAGCAAAGCTTGCGTGACATTCAGGTCTTAAATCATTGTTTCGAAGACATCGAAAGGTTTGTGGCACGTCTGCAATATGCTGCAGAGGCAATACGCGAATTAGAATTACGTCATAATGATCACAACCCACAAGGAGAGGGACTGCTAGTATTACGGTCACGCCCACCCATTGAAAGCGAGTTCTATGATATTTTTGCCAAAGTTAAATTGGCCATAAATTATGTTGTTAAGCTAAATCATCATTTCTCTAACGGAACGGAACCGATTTCTGATTTATTCATTTCTTTGCGTACCATGGCAAATGTTTGTAATGATGTACACGTTAGTGCTAATATACCTGAGAATGTTGTTAATCCTCTGCTCCGACGTGAAACTATACACTTTTTATCTGGTTGTTTAAATGCATCGGACACTGATTTCTGGAGATCTTTAGGAAAAAACTGGACCGCAGCAAAGGAATATTTTAAAGATCATAAAGGATCATATCATCCGATATTCTACGATGATTGGTCACCGGATTGGATAGTTGACGAAGAAGTTACATATATACCACCGCTAAAACCTAATTCGCCGGTAACTCCACGGATTTTAGCAAGTAATGCCGTTTGGCTGTCACGTTTGCAGTCAAGAAACGTAAAAATTGCCGAAGTGGTGTATAATAGCAAAGCAAATAACGATAAGGAGTTGAATGTTTCAAACGGAGAATATCTTGag gtTATCGAAGATACACGTAATTGGTGGAAGGTCAGAAATTCAGCGGGCAACGTCGGTTATGTTCCACATACAGTCCTTAAAGCACATAACTTTGAAGTGCACTCCAATTACTCTATGAGGGATGCAGACTATATTGCCCCATCTTTGAACGAAGCag AGGCAATCAATGTAAACCAAACCAATGCGGGCAACATGTATCGAAATACACTCACTCCTTTTGTTGATGTTACAGAACAGTCTTCACCTAATATAGCAAAATCCATACCGCGCTCATACAGTATGCCGAATGTTCCGATTCCACCCCCTATGCCTCCTCCGCCAGATAGTGAGACACCGACACCAAGTGGTACCCTGAAGCGGAATATGGCTGCTGCTGGCAGTTTAGCAg CTATGAGAGCTCGCAATGAAAATGAGGCCAATGACGAGATATTATTGTTGCAAGGGTCAATTAATGAGGAATTGAGAACAACACTCTATCAGCGAGAACGACGCAAGGATCTAGAAATATTAACAAcgcctaatatatacataaaccagTATTCATCACCTAAGGAAGTTGAGGAATGGCTGCGTGCTAAAAGTTTCTCAAATGTTATTGTGTCCAAGTTGTGCAAATTAAACGGGGAGGAGCTATTTGCATTATCACCGCATGTTATTGAGGGATATTTCGGCCAAAAAGAAAGTAGACGTTTAATTTCTCAAATAGTACTTCAGAAGAACATCTGTGAA TACAAAACTATTCGGTCTTCAGAGCTTTCGGCGAAATTGGCGAAAGCCCGTCAAAAAGCGGACCAGGAAGGCAACGATCCAAACGAAATgttctaa
- the Irc gene encoding salivary peroxidase/catechol oxidase isoform X2, which translates to MFHVRNSCSYYVKLDLRILIICCWTLMLNINAHTIDERSFQYLNSIPSEDWKRDLDFGIESVNRQKRLEENLVKSGVIVEDGGISHHNLLDALPNEEAKMDNDVARKLLATSLYVFNNKCLPHGIDGQSCETFLSNKTLPKGSDLLQECLRIIENRRNGHNAFRRLLDRHYQDGIYQMLPLVSPLWVSKSLHNLSVKKDLEDKQRNLAVVQWTQFIEHDLSQPVVTTMRDGSHIECCDSNSFELLPRYRHPFCAPLTIKSDESQYAKVNCLNYVRSAVAASTKCTFGAVEQLNQATSLLDLSQLYGFTDEAQKRMRTWNNGQIKSTASVTPSEMYTDGLAVITGDWSNYCAFKNPSRVTSQCFMAGDSRVNKSPLTISIYTLFMRNHNQIAKKLTIKYPSWQDENLFRTAKAINIQIYRNIVFDEWVPNVLGEDVAGKIKEVSPNKGSVTVDRISNEFGIAAMRFYMSMMPNYLQNFTEVKRVEYTTSGSPPQESSVIRNENVVSLLDQTYKPDLEYTHEQIDTILDSILNQHAMKLDTIYEESLIWNKFGVNRPTHGDLLAFDIQRGRDHGLRGYIDYLKLSIGKNIGSWKDLERFIEIDDLNVLKGTYSNVENIDLLVGGMAEKNSLGAIVGPTFKYILAEQFSKIYQRQLPDIDAIETDLVQFRKVNAVELLCANSKLKNVPGNIFRLSSEKNPMLSCNEHVELLRP; encoded by the exons ATGCTCACACAATTGATGAAAGAAGCTTTCAATACTTGAATAGTATTCCCTCTGAAGATTGGAAGCGTGACTTAGACTTCGGAATCGAATCAGTAAACAGACAGAAAAG GCTAGAAGAAAATCTGGTGAAATCCGGAGTAATTGTCGAAGATGGTGGTATTTCACATCATAACCTTTTGGATGCTTTGCCAAACGAAGAAGCCAAAATGGACAATGACGTTGCTAGAAAGCTTTTGGCTACTAGTCTTTATGTCTTCAATAATAAATGTCTACCCCATGGAATCGATGGCCAGAGTTGCGAAACATTCTTATCAAATAAGACACTTCCAAAAGGCAGTGACTTACTACAAGAATGTTTAAGAATAATTGAAAATCGGCGCAATGGCCACAACGCATTTCGAAGATTATTGGATCGCCATTATCAGGATGGCATCTATCAG atgTTGCCTCTTGTTTCACCTCTCTGGGTAAGTAAATCCCTGCACAACTTGAGTGTGAAAAAAGATCTCGAGGACAAGCAAAGAAACCTGGCTGTGGTACAGTGGACTCAATTCATTGAACATGATCTCAGTCAACCTGTAGTTACAACAATGA gaGACGGTAGTCATATTGAATGCTGCGATAGTAACAGCTTTGAGCTTTTACCAAGATATCGACATCCCTTTTGTGCTCCTTTGACAATAAAAAGCGATGAATCGCAGTATGCTAAAGTTAACTGCTTAAATTATGTTCGTAGTGCTGTTGCTGCCAGCACAAAATGCACATTCGGCGCTGTAGAGCaa TTAAACCAAGCAACATCCCTTTTGGACTTATCACAACTCTACGGTTTCACAGATGAGGCGCAAAAGCGCATGCGCACGTGGAATAACGGTCAAATTAAATCCACCGCAAGTGTAACGCCTTCAGAAATGTATACTGACGGACTAGCTGTGATAACTGGCGATTGGAGTAATTATTGTGCGTTCAAAAATCCCTCCAGGGTAACTAGCCAATGTTTCATGGCTGGTGATTCTCGCGTAAACAAAAGCCCACTAACGATATCTATTTATACACTATTTATGAGAAATCATAACCAGATTGCCAAAAAACTAACTATTAAATATCCATCATGGCAGGACGAAAATCTTTTCAGAACGGCAaaagcaattaacatacaaatcTATAGGAATATTGTTTTTGACGAGTGGGTGCCCAATGTGTTGGGTGAGGATGTTGCTGGTAAAATAAAAGAAGTTTCGCCTAACAAGGGATCTGTGACCGTTGACagaatttcaaatgaatttggGATTGCAGCTATGCGGTTTTACATGTCCATGATGCCCAATTACCTGCAGAATTTTACTGAAGTAAAACGTGTGGAGTACACTACATCAGGTTCGCCTCCTCAAGAAAGTAG TGTCATCCGCAACGAAAATGTAGTTTCACTCCTTGATCAAACATATAAGCCTGATTTGGAATATACTCATGAACAAATTGATACCATACTCGATTCGATTTTGAATCAGCATGCCATGAAATTAGATACAATATATGAGGAAAGT CTTATTTGGAATAAATTTGGTGTGAATAGACCCACACATGGTGATCTACTAGCTTTCGATATTCAACGAGGTCGAGATCATGGTTTAAGAGGTTATATTGACTATTTGAAGCTTTCCATTGGGAAAAACATCGGTAGCTGGAAAGATCTCGAGAGGTTTATTGAAATTGAC GACCTAAATGTTTTAAAAGGTACATACAGTAATGTTGAAAACATTGACCTTCTCGTTGGTGGTATGGCGGAAAAAAATTCACTCGGAGCAATAGTTGGAccaacatttaaatatattttgg CCGAACAGTTCTCGAAGATATATCAGAGGCAGCTTCCTGATATAGACGCAATAGAAACGGATTTAGTACAATTTAGAAAAGTAAACGCCGTGGAATTGCTTTGTGCAAATTCTAAATTGAAAAATGTGCCAGGAAATATATTTCGCTTATCTTCGGAGAA AAATCCTATGTTATCATGTAATGAACATGTGGAATTATTACGTCCCTAA